TCGTTGGGCTCCGCCACGCCGAGCCCGAACGCGGGAAGCACGCGGCCGCCGGACAGCACATCGAGACTCGCCAGCTCCTTGGCGAGCACGGCCGGGTTGCGCCCCGGCAGCACCAGCACGCTGGTGCCCAACTTGAGGCGTTCGGTCCGACCCGCCGCCACCGCCAGCCCCACGACGGGATCGGGAGCGACGCCGGTGAGCCGTTCCGACAGCCAGAGCGAGTCGAACCGCTGCCGCTCCAAGCCGTCGACCAGGTCGGCGAAGTGCTCACGCCCGCCGCCACCCGCCGCGGTGCCGAGTCCGTACCCGATGCGTACCTTCATGAAGGATGAGCCTAGGGCGTGCCCTTGCAGCCATCGGCCCCGCCCGACCAGGATGACCTGTCGATGAGCCAGGGAGACGCGCCGGTCGGAGTGGCCGGCACCAAGGGGGCGCAGGAGACACTCGCCGCGCTCAACCGGGGTGGACACCTGGCGCGCCCTATCCGGCCGGTGTCGGTCGACAAGGAGGGCCGGGTCGACAAGGCCGAGGCAGCCGGGGTGACGGTGCTGTGGCGTCCGGGGCTCACATCTCGCCAATGGCTGCTGGCCGCCGTCGACCACCTTCCGGATCTGGCGTGGGTCCACTCCGACGCGGTGGGGGTCGACACCCTGCCCGTGGCGGAGCTTGCCGAGCGGGGCATCGTCCTGACCAACGGGGCGGGCAGCTTCTCCCGCCCGATGGCCGAGTGGGTCATGCTGGCCATCCTCTCGGCGGCCAAGCGCTTCCCCCGGTTCGTGCGGCTCTCCGATCGCGGCGTCTGGGACCCCAGCCCCCTCCTGAACGAGCTCGACGGCGGCGTCCTCCTGCTCCTCGGCCTCGGCTCGGTCAACAGTCTGGTGGCGCGGATGGCCGCCGCCTTCGGCATGGAGGTAAGGGCGGTGTCGCGCCAGGCCCGGGCCAACCTTCCCGCCGGCGTGACCCGCATGGTGTCGCCGGACCACTGGCGGGCCGAGCTCTCAGACACCGACTACGTCGCGCTCGGTCTCCCCCTCACCCCGGCCACGGCCAACAGCATCGACGCCGACGCCCTGGACGCCATGAAGCCCACGGCGTGGCTGGTCAACGTGGCCCGTGGGGCGTTGGTCGACGAGGCCGCCCTCGTGCGCGCCCTCGATGCGGGCCAGATCGGTGGCGCCGTGCTCGACACCTTCGTCGAGGAGCCCCTGCCGGAGGGCCATCCCCTATGGGGACGCGAGAACGTCATCGTCGTGCCCCACTTCACCTGGTCCTCACCGCGGTCCATCGCCCGCATCGAGGAGCTCTTCGCCGCCCAGCTCGCCCGCTGGCTCTCGGCCACACCCTTGGCCAACGTCGTCGACGCCGCCGCCGGCTACTGAGCCTTCACCCGTTCGTACGTCGCACTGATCGTGACAAGTTGGGTGACGCGGGCCTCGCTCGGTGAACCTTGCATGTCGAGAAAGGCGCTCAGTGCGCGTCAGTTGATCCGGCGTTCCCGGCCCTCCCAGTAGGGCGAGCGGAGCTTGAACTTCTGCAGCTTGCCTGTGGCCGTGCGCGGCAGGCTGTCGCGAAGCTCGACCGATGTCGGGCACTTGAAGTGCGCCAGCTCGTTGCGGCAGAACTCGATCAGCTCGGCCTCGTCGACCGCGGTACCGGGCCGGGCAACCACGAGGGCCTTCACGGTCTCGCCCCAGCGCTCGTCGGGCACCCCGATCACCGCCGCCTCGGCCACGGCCGGATGCTGGTACAGGTGGCCCTCGACCTCGATCGACGAGACGTTCTCGCCTCCGCTGATGATCACGTCCTTCTTGCGGTCCTCGATCGTGAGGTGAGGACCGTCCATGAAGCCGCCGTCGCCGGTGCGGAACCAGACGTTCTCGTCCTCGGGCCCGCCTTCCGGGCCGGCCGGGCCGAGCACAGCCGCCGACTCCTCCGGTTGGCGCCAGTAGCCGGCGAAGATGTGGTTGGAGCGCGCGAGCACCTCACCCTCCTCGTCGGTGCGGACCTTGACGCCCACGGCCGGGAGCCCGGCCCGGCTGAGCCGCCGGGCCCGCTCAGGAGGATCGAGCTCGTCCCACTCCAGCGGGGCCCTGTTGACGGTGAGCAGCGGCGAGGTCTCGGTCAGGCCGTAGATCTGGATGAACTCCCAACCGAGCTCGTCGCCCACGCGCTCGATGATCCTCGCGGGCGGCGGCGCGCCGGCGACCACGATTCGGACCGTGCCCGCGCCCGGGACCGTGCGGCCCTGCTCCCGACGGGCGGCTGCCGCGTCGAGCACGGCTGCCACCACCGCCGGGGCACCACACATGAGCGTCACGCCCTCGGACTCCACCCGGGCGAGGATCTCCTCACCGTCGACCTTGCGCAGGACGACGTGACGGGCGCCCATCCCCGTGGCGGCGTAGGGCATGCCCCAACCGTTGCAGTGGAACATCGGCAGCGTGTGGAGCAGCACGTCCCGGTCGGTGACAGTCGTGTGCCATCCGAAGACGACGGCGTTCAGCCAGCAGTTGCGGTGCGTGAGCTGCACGCCCTTGGGTCGGGCCGTGGTGCCTGAGGTGTAGTTGATGCTGCAGGTGGCGCGCTCGTCCGGGTCCCATCGGTTCGGGCCGACGGCGTCGTCGCCCAGCTCGGCGAAGAGCTCCCGGTCCCGCACGCCGTCGAGCACGATGCGCTCTTTCACCTTGACCTCGGCCTGCGCCTCGTCCAGCTCGGGGTCGATCAGCATGACCGTGGACCCCGAGTGGTCGACGATGTAGCCGATCTCCTGGGCGTTCAACCTGAAGTTGACCGGCACGAGCACCCGCCCGAAGCCGCTGACGCCGAAGTAGGAGACCAGGAACCGTCCGGAGTTCGGGCTCACGATCGCCACCCGCTCTCCCTGGCCGACACCCATGCGGTCGAGGGCGGCGGCCATTCCCCGGGCCCGCCTGTGCAGCTGGGCGTAGGTCAGCCGGCCGAACGAGCCCGTCTCCCCCGGCTCGTCGACCAGGGCGACCCGGTCGGCGTGAGCGGAGCCCGCCCGCTCGAGGAAGTCGCCGACGGTAAGCGGTACCTCCATGACCCCCCCTCTCGTCGTGGTCAGTAGTGCGCGTCAACTTATCCCAGGTGCCCGTCAGCTGGCGCGGCTGAGCTCGGGTGACTGCTCGGCCGACCGTTCGATCGCCAACTCCGGGCGCAGCTGACGCTGAGCTTCCTCGAGCTGGTGTACCGCCGAGGCCCGCTGGAGACGCTGCGTCGGCGACTCCGGGCGTTCGCCCTGGCCACCCAGGGCGAGGTGCCGGTCCTCCACACCCCACCGCTCCCGATAGCTCTCCACCGCCAGCACCGCCTGGCGCCAGGCGGCCCGCTCGACAGGCGCGGACGGACGCGGACCGAGCTCGGCCACCAGATAGCCGGGGGGAGAGACCTCCGCCGCTCGGGCCAGGGCCCGCTGCCTGCGGCTCGTCGCCTCGACGAGGATCTCGCGGCTCGCCAGGTCGGCCCGCCGCGACGTCAACCCCGCCGACCGGCTCCCGGCGTCGGTCTCCAGCTCGCGGCGGCGGTCGCCCAACAAGGCGTCCCGGTCCTCCCATCGCCGGACCTCCGCCTGGCGAAAGGAGACCTCGATGCGGACATCCTGGGTCTCCTCCATCGCTGCCCGACGACCGATCCAAGGTCTCCTGGCCTCGAGGCGCTCGAGTCGCGCCGCCGCGTCCGATCGGGCCGACCTGGCGGCGATCAGCCGATCGGTGGTCCGTGCCTGCTCCTGGTCGAGCCGGGACAAGCGGGCGGTGGGGTCGGGAGCCGGGGCGCGGGCCAGGCGACGCTCGACATCGTCGAGACGACGACCCAGCTGGCCGAGCGAGCCAGCCAACTCGTGCGGGGAGAGCAGTTCGGGGGGCAGCAGCTCGGGTCCGGTGCGGCGACCGCTCCGACCGACAGTGTCGACGACGTAGCGGTGGTCGTCGCCGGCCGCCGCGCTCACCGCGCGGCCCTCGCCGAGGACCAGGGCCCGATCCGGCCTCACCCTGCGGGCCTCACGGACCGTGGTGGCGTAGGCGTGCCGCAGCTCGACCTTCGTCGCCGCGGCCTCGCTCATCGACAACGTCGGTCCCTTGTCGGTGCGGAGCTCGAGCACCTGGCGCTCGACATCGACGCCGGTCACCGTCGCCCGGTCGCCAGTCACCACGCCTGCCTCTCGGCCCCCGCGACCGATCAGGACACGGTCGCCTACCGCCATCTCGCGGCGGCCGACGTGGATCGACTCGCCCAGCTCGCCGGCGGCGATCAGCTCCGCACGCGCAGCAGCATTGAGCGCATCGATCTCCCACCGGCTGGAGGCGACCATGACGGGCTCGCTTCCTGCTTGCCGGTCGGCCCACCAGTCGTCAACCACCCGTTGGCGAACGGCCGGGGCCGACGAGCCCACGACAACCGGGGCGACGTCGTCGCGATCGACGACCTGAACCCAGCCACTCCCGACGATCCGTTCCGCGGTCGTCGTCGTTCGGGGCGGGTCGAGGGCGATCGACCCGAGGCTGTCACCCAGCCGACGAAAGGCTCCCGCGTCCACGCTTCGCAGCTGGCGGAGCTCGCCGAGCACGATCACCTTCGTGCCGGCTCGGTCGGCGCCGTCCAGCAGCTTCCCGAGGCTGGCCGCGCCCAGTCGGCCTGCGTCGTGGACGACGAGGACGTCAGCGGGTAACGCAGGCCCCGACCGCCCATCCAGCTCGGCCAGCACCTCCTGCTGCGGCGTGGTCTCGATGCCGGTGACCGCCTCGAGGTCTGCCGCCTGCTCAGCGGTCGGCGCGCTGGCTGCGACGCGCAGACCGGAGGACTGCCATCCATCGCGTGCAGCATCGAGGGCGTCGCTGGAGCCGGCCCACCTGGCACCCGTGGCGACGACCACGCCCGCTCCCGAGCACAGCAGCTCTCGCACCGCGGCCGACTGCGTCGACGGCAGCTGCGGCCGCAGCGCCAGGGCCGATTCGAGCGCCGCCGGCTCCACCACACCCACGCCGTCTCGAGTCCGCCGCTGCGCCGAGTCGACGAGCGCGCGCTCGGCAGCCAGCACCTCCGGAGTTGTCCAGCGCGCTTCCTGGACGTGTCGCGATGCCTCGGCCAGCGAGACCGGCCGGACCAGGTCCGACCTCAACACGGCATTGGTGAGTGCTTCGATCCTCGCCACCTCGGCGCCATCCGGAAGCGCCGAGCAGCAGGCCCGCACCACGTCCCGACGGGCGAAGGTCGACGCCGACGCTGTCAGGCCTTCGGGGCCGACGATGCTCCTGATCCAATCCTCGGTCGGGAGGCCGCCATCCGTCGGCTCCGACCGTCGCGTACCTGTCATGGCCGCGGCCAGCTCGCGTCGACCGAGTCCGGACGATTCGGCGCGCGCCCGCCACTCACCGACCAGCGTCTCGAAGCTGATCTCCAGGTCCTTGCCGCTCCGCGTGGCGAGTTGGGCGACCCGGGCCGCTCTCGGCCCCGACAGACCCTCGTCCGCGAGCCGCGCCTGGATCTCCTGGCGTCGCCTCGAGAACGCCAGCACCACCGGGCGCTCGATCCCCTTGATGTCGGCCATGCCAGCGCGCAGCTCGCCCCACTCCAGACCAAGACGCCGGCGCAGCTCGTGGCGAAGGTGGGCCTGGTACAGGAGACCTGCGGTGCGGGCGTGCGCATACAGCCCCCGGGCGTCGAAGGCCGACCACCGACCGTCGCGACCAGCGACCAGGTTCGCCAGCACCACGTGGGTGTGGAGATGGGGATCAGGGGCCCGGCTGGTGCGGTGGAGGAAGGCCGCCCCCACCACGCCGTCGACGGTGACGCTGTGGCGGCCGTCGCCGCTGCCGCGGCGAGCGGTGATCGCCTCCCGTTCGAGGTAGCCGACGGCGGCGGCGACGGCGGACTCGTGGGCGACCCGCACCTGATCGGCGGCCGCGGGGTCCCCGAGGGCGAAGCACAGCGACACCGACTTCGGAGCTGCGAAGGTCAGGTCGAAGCCGGCAACCCGCACCCGGTCCTGGGCCGGGTTGAGCAGCTCGCCTGAAGCGGGGTCGGCGCCGGCCAGCACCGCTTCGAGCTCGGAGGCGGCGACGGATCCCCGCAGGCCGAGGGCCTCGGCGCCCCCGCCCAGCCAGACCCCGTCAGGCTCCTGGCCGGGACGGCGATGGTCCTCCCTGCCGGCGGCGACGCCTTCGAGGTAGTAGCGGGCACCGCCCCGTCTCACCTTGGCGATGCTGAGCATGACAGCCAGCATCATAGCTTTTCACTGCTTTTCATACACTCTCGTGGAGGTGGGCGACGAGAGGGAGGGCCGCGGAGCCAATTTCGAGCAGAACCGGGGTCTCGCCGGGCTGGCCGGGGCCGCCGCCCCCGACCCGCGCCTCAGCGGTAGGTGACGAGGATGCGCTCGGCCGCCCGGCGCCCGGCGCCGACGAGGTCGGGAGGATCGATCACCTCGGCCTCGGGGCCGAGGCGCAGGAGCAGCCGCTCCAGCCACGCCGTGCCGGAGACGGCCAGGGTCACGACCAGGCCGCCATCGGCCCGCTCCTCGACGTCGAGGGTGGGGTACGCCTCGACCACCCAGCGGGCCGACCGGTGGATCGACAGGCGCACGAGCCTGGCCTCGGGGCCGGGAGCGAAGACTCCCTCCGGTACCGTCCCCGGCGCGGCGTCGAATCCCTCGTCGGTCAGGCGGGCGGCCTGCATCCGGTCGATCCGGAAGAGCCGGACGTCGCCTGCCAGGTGGCAGAACCCGTCCAGGTACCAGTGGCCTTCGCTGGAGAACGCCGAGTAGGGATCGACCCGGCGTGTCGTGCGCTCGTCCCGGGAGGCGGCGTAGTAGTCGATCTCGAGCTGTCGACGGTCGGCGATGGCCCGCTGCACGACCTCGAGGTTGGCGGGCTCGTCGAGGTCGATGGCGATTCGGCGCCGATCACCGAGCACCGTCTCGAGCTTGGCCAGGGCGCGAGCGAGGGCGCCGTTGGGATCAGCGCCCGGCACGGCGAGGATGGCACGGGCCGAGGCGGCCACGGTGAAGCCTTCCGCCGCGCTCAGCCGGCGCGGGCGGGCGAGGTGGTCGCCCAGATTGGCCGACACCCACTCGTCGGACACGATGAGCTCGATGAGCTGATCCGGCGTGTAGGGAGGTAGGCCGCAGCAGGCGGCGAGCTCCAGTAGCGCCACCACCTCGCGCTCGGGCATCTCGAAGTGGGCAGCCACCTCGGAGATCGGCGCCCCGCCCCGGTCGGCCAACCAGGGCAGGATGGCGAGCAGCCGCCTGAGCCGGTCGCCGGCGTCGGCCTTCGAGGTCAACGGCCGAGCTCCCCGACGGGCGGGGCGGATGCGGCCGCCGCCTCCAACCACGCCCGCATGCGCTGGCGAAGGGACGCTGGCCCCAGCACGACCGCGTGATCGAGGAGGCCGAGGACCCACGATCTGAAGGCGTCCTCGTTCGCCACATCCAGACGGACGAGGATCGAGCCGTCGCGTCGGCGCTCGAGCACGGCTCCCTCGCCCAGCTCGGCCTCGACCAGCGGGGCCTGCCACTGGTCGATCAGCACCTGGGCCGGTGTGACCTCGCCCTCCCCGAGTCGCCAGGGCTCCTCGGGAAATGCCGTGGCGGCATCGAAATCGGCCGGCGGCTCGAACGCGCCGCCTTCGCCGACCATCAGCCGGCCGTCCATGCGGTCGACACGGAATGTGCGCGAGGCCTGCCGAGCCTGGTCTCTCCCCACCAGGTACCAGAAGCCGGACCGGAACAAGAGTCCGTAGGGCTCGACCCGTCGCTCCTCGCCCCGGTAGCCGAATCGCACCGCGGCGCGGGCCCGCAGGGCTTCGTGCAGCCGCGGCAGCTGTGGCAGCGACGGCAGCGACGCCACCGGGCTGGGGCTGTCGGCGTCGGCGACGCCGAGCTTGACGAGCGCCCCGCGCCCGCTGCCCTCGTCGAGGTGGACGCCGGCCACGGCCAGGTTGAGGGCCACCTGCTCGTCGTGGTCGAGTCCCAGAGGCGGTAGGTAGTAATCCTCGGGCCGGATGCGATAGCCCCACTGCTCCTCGGACTCCACCGGCTCCACGGCGATGGGGATCCCCTCCTCCCGGAGGGTGCGCTTGTCGCGCTCGAACGCCTGGCGGCGGGCCTCGGCGCCATCCGGGTAGCCCGTCACGGCATCCGCGATCTGGTGAATGGTGAGGGGCCGCTCGGTGTCGAGGAGCACCAACACCAGGTTGGTGAGCCGCTCCAGCCGGTCCCGCCTCTCCACGGGCGTGAGCCTAGACAGACTCAGCTCAGGTGGCGGAAGCGCAGCGGCAACGTGTCGGTGACGAACGCCCGCAGCGGCTGGCCACCGTGCTCGCCGACGACCACGATGGCGAAGTTGCCGCTGCGGGGCATGGTCTCGTTGGCGACGTCGCCGGGGGCGTACTTCCCTTGGAAGGCGACTACGCAGACCGAGCGGTTCGACTGGTTCGGTTGATTCGGTTGGTTCGCCTGGGTGGGAGGCGTCGGGGGCCGACGCAGCTGCGACAGCGCCACCCGGCGCACACCGAGCAGGCGGCCCTTGCTGTGGACGGCGTCCGTCGCCGATGGGAGGGCCTGGAAGCAGGTGCTGGAACCCGTGCCGAGGCTGTTGTGGGCCGAGGCGCAGCCACCGAGGGCGACGACACCGAGGGCCAGCCCGACACCGGCCGCGGCGGCCCTCCGGAAGGGGATCCTCACGCTTTCACCAGCTCAGATTGTCCCCCAGCGGGCCCGCCTCGGCCCGTGCGGCGCTGAATTTCCAGCACCACCGCGGTCCCCCACCCAATCGGCAACGACGCCCAGAAGCTGAGGACCCGGTACACGAGGACCGCAGCGACGGTGGTCGCCTCCGCCCCGCCGTAGGCCACGAGGGCGATGGTGATGCTGCCCTCGACCACGCCGAGTCCACCCGGCGTGATGGGAAGATTGGCTGCCAGCTGGCCCGCTCCGTAGGCCAGGAGCACGCCGCGCCAGGGAACCCGCGCGCCCACGACGCCGAAGGAGGCGACCAGGCAGCCGCAGTCGAGCACCCAGTTGGCCATGGCCCACGTGAGAGCCACTCCCCACTGACGGCGGCTGGGGGTCACCGCCGTGAGCCGGGCGACGCCTCGATCCACCACCTCCCGGGGCGACGCCCGGGGCCGGCCCGTGAGCCGCTTGACCAACCGCAGGACGCCGGTCGCCGCGGTCGGGAGGAACCCCCGCCGCCACGCCACCACGACCACCACCACGATCCCGACGATCACGCCGAACGTCGGGGCGACCACGCCGAGACCGGAGCTCTGCGAGGAGCCGGCCACGATCAGGCCCACGGTCGCCAGTGCGGCCAGTGTCACCGCCGCACAGGCGTTGTCCGCCACGATGGCCCACACCGAAAGGGTCTCGTCCGCTCCTCGGCGGCGGAACTGCTGGTAGCTGAACAGGCTGCCCCAGGCCACTCCGCCCGGCAGCGAGTTGGTCAGCGAGTTGTAGGCCAGGGTGATGGCCGTGGAGCTGGGTAGCCCCAGATCGAGGTCGCCGCTCAGGAGAATCTGGCGCTGGAGGGCGCCGTAGGCGACGATCGAGCCGATCTCGAGGACGATCGCCACCACCAGCCACACCCAGTCCATGTGCTCCAGGTAGGACGCAGCGCCCGCCAGCTCGCCCTTGCGCCCGATCACCGCCCAGGCGGCGAGGCCGGCCAGCGCCAGACCCCCGACGACCCGGATGAACGGCCAGGCC
The Acidimicrobiales bacterium genome window above contains:
- the mobF gene encoding MobF family relaxase, which gives rise to MMLAVMLSIAKVRRGGARYYLEGVAAGREDHRRPGQEPDGVWLGGGAEALGLRGSVAASELEAVLAGADPASGELLNPAQDRVRVAGFDLTFAAPKSVSLCFALGDPAAADQVRVAHESAVAAAVGYLEREAITARRGSGDGRHSVTVDGVVGAAFLHRTSRAPDPHLHTHVVLANLVAGRDGRWSAFDARGLYAHARTAGLLYQAHLRHELRRRLGLEWGELRAGMADIKGIERPVVLAFSRRRQEIQARLADEGLSGPRAARVAQLATRSGKDLEISFETLVGEWRARAESSGLGRRELAAAMTGTRRSEPTDGGLPTEDWIRSIVGPEGLTASASTFARRDVVRACCSALPDGAEVARIEALTNAVLRSDLVRPVSLAEASRHVQEARWTTPEVLAAERALVDSAQRRTRDGVGVVEPAALESALALRPQLPSTQSAAVRELLCSGAGVVVATGARWAGSSDALDAARDGWQSSGLRVAASAPTAEQAADLEAVTGIETTPQQEVLAELDGRSGPALPADVLVVHDAGRLGAASLGKLLDGADRAGTKVIVLGELRQLRSVDAGAFRRLGDSLGSIALDPPRTTTTAERIVGSGWVQVVDRDDVAPVVVGSSAPAVRQRVVDDWWADRQAGSEPVMVASSRWEIDALNAAARAELIAAGELGESIHVGRREMAVGDRVLIGRGGREAGVVTGDRATVTGVDVERQVLELRTDKGPTLSMSEAAATKVELRHAYATTVREARRVRPDRALVLGEGRAVSAAAGDDHRYVVDTVGRSGRRTGPELLPPELLSPHELAGSLGQLGRRLDDVERRLARAPAPDPTARLSRLDQEQARTTDRLIAARSARSDAAARLERLEARRPWIGRRAAMEETQDVRIEVSFRQAEVRRWEDRDALLGDRRRELETDAGSRSAGLTSRRADLASREILVEATSRRQRALARAAEVSPPGYLVAELGPRPSAPVERAAWRQAVLAVESYRERWGVEDRHLALGGQGERPESPTQRLQRASAVHQLEEAQRQLRPELAIERSAEQSPELSRAS
- a CDS encoding AMP-binding protein: MEVPLTVGDFLERAGSAHADRVALVDEPGETGSFGRLTYAQLHRRARGMAAALDRMGVGQGERVAIVSPNSGRFLVSYFGVSGFGRVLVPVNFRLNAQEIGYIVDHSGSTVMLIDPELDEAQAEVKVKERIVLDGVRDRELFAELGDDAVGPNRWDPDERATCSINYTSGTTARPKGVQLTHRNCWLNAVVFGWHTTVTDRDVLLHTLPMFHCNGWGMPYAATGMGARHVVLRKVDGEEILARVESEGVTLMCGAPAVVAAVLDAAAARREQGRTVPGAGTVRIVVAGAPPPARIIERVGDELGWEFIQIYGLTETSPLLTVNRAPLEWDELDPPERARRLSRAGLPAVGVKVRTDEEGEVLARSNHIFAGYWRQPEESAAVLGPAGPEGGPEDENVWFRTGDGGFMDGPHLTIEDRKKDVIISGGENVSSIEVEGHLYQHPAVAEAAVIGVPDERWGETVKALVVARPGTAVDEAELIEFCRNELAHFKCPTSVELRDSLPRTATGKLQKFKLRSPYWEGRERRIN
- a CDS encoding D-2-hydroxyacid dehydrogenase, whose amino-acid sequence is MPLQPSAPPDQDDLSMSQGDAPVGVAGTKGAQETLAALNRGGHLARPIRPVSVDKEGRVDKAEAAGVTVLWRPGLTSRQWLLAAVDHLPDLAWVHSDAVGVDTLPVAELAERGIVLTNGAGSFSRPMAEWVMLAILSAAKRFPRFVRLSDRGVWDPSPLLNELDGGVLLLLGLGSVNSLVARMAAAFGMEVRAVSRQARANLPAGVTRMVSPDHWRAELSDTDYVALGLPLTPATANSIDADALDAMKPTAWLVNVARGALVDEAALVRALDAGQIGGAVLDTFVEEPLPEGHPLWGRENVIVVPHFTWSSPRSIARIEELFAAQLARWLSATPLANVVDAAAGY
- a CDS encoding WYL domain-containing protein — protein: MTSKADAGDRLRRLLAILPWLADRGGAPISEVAAHFEMPEREVVALLELAACCGLPPYTPDQLIELIVSDEWVSANLGDHLARPRRLSAAEGFTVAASARAILAVPGADPNGALARALAKLETVLGDRRRIAIDLDEPANLEVVQRAIADRRQLEIDYYAASRDERTTRRVDPYSAFSSEGHWYLDGFCHLAGDVRLFRIDRMQAARLTDEGFDAAPGTVPEGVFAPGPEARLVRLSIHRSARWVVEAYPTLDVEERADGGLVVTLAVSGTAWLERLLLRLGPEAEVIDPPDLVGAGRRAAERILVTYR
- a CDS encoding YbhN family protein, yielding MGAPVGPTASGRSDDGPRRVGGNRSAWQRAWPFIRVVGGLALAGLAAWAVIGRKGELAGAASYLEHMDWVWLVVAIVLEIGSIVAYGALQRQILLSGDLDLGLPSSTAITLAYNSLTNSLPGGVAWGSLFSYQQFRRRGADETLSVWAIVADNACAAVTLAALATVGLIVAGSSQSSGLGVVAPTFGVIVGIVVVVVVAWRRGFLPTAATGVLRLVKRLTGRPRASPREVVDRGVARLTAVTPSRRQWGVALTWAMANWVLDCGCLVASFGVVGARVPWRGVLLAYGAGQLAANLPITPGGLGVVEGSITIALVAYGGAEATTVAAVLVYRVLSFWASLPIGWGTAVVLEIQRRTGRGGPAGGQSELVKA
- a CDS encoding WYL domain-containing protein, which translates into the protein MERRDRLERLTNLVLVLLDTERPLTIHQIADAVTGYPDGAEARRQAFERDKRTLREEGIPIAVEPVESEEQWGYRIRPEDYYLPPLGLDHDEQVALNLAVAGVHLDEGSGRGALVKLGVADADSPSPVASLPSLPQLPRLHEALRARAAVRFGYRGEERRVEPYGLLFRSGFWYLVGRDQARQASRTFRVDRMDGRLMVGEGGAFEPPADFDAATAFPEEPWRLGEGEVTPAQVLIDQWQAPLVEAELGEGAVLERRRDGSILVRLDVANEDAFRSWVLGLLDHAVVLGPASLRQRMRAWLEAAAASAPPVGELGR